ACGACGAAGATTTTCTTACCCTGAGCCAACGTTATCGAATTTCTCTACCAGAACCCGGCAACAATCGCAAATCCTTAACTGTCACTGTCTCTACCATGCCAGAGTTGACAGCAGAACTAGAGGAAATGGCTGGTTTTGATTTAGATGACGAAGATGAAGACGACGAAGATGATTCCATATTTGAAGCATTAAGAGACGACTTAATCCCAGAAGATGCTTTCATGAGTTTGGGTGTCTTACCCTGGGAAACATTAGATTACCTGCGTCAAGCACCTAATTACCAAGCAGCAGGGGAATTTGAACAAGTCGGTGATGGTTTACCTGTGATTGTCATTCAAACCTCCCGTCCCAAAGCTAAAGGGATTATTGAAAATATTCAAGCCGCTGGAGGATTAAACGCCATCTGCTTTCACACCGTCACAGATCCAGTAGATGATGATCTATACGACTTAGGTTTATTGCAAACGCATAACAGTGAATTATTTTTGTTTGGGCAATTTTTAGATGACGACCCAGTGCATATAGAAGCCAAGCGAAAATGGCATCAGCGGTGTCAAAATACTCAAGGATATTGTGGGTTAATTATTGCCAAAGGATTGACTGGAACTTCTCGTGGTAATCCCCAGTTAAGAGATATGATGGCTTTATTAGAAGCTCATGTACTTTCCTCGGAAGAATTAGGCTTGGAAACGGTTGACTAAATAAATAGATATACCTAGAATTTATAAATTAAATTACAGGATATCTATAACAATCCAATTTTGTTTTTGTAAGATTGTCCTGATCTATTTTCTTCCCTGTTCCCTATTTACACATTGATAGGTCGAATCAATGGCAATCAGGCTCAAATTACCAGGAATTTCCAGTATTCAAGCAAGGTTATCGCCAAATTTATTTGGGTAAGTAGTTGACAAACTGAAAATTTTAAATAAGATTAGTGTTTTTGTTACATTTTTAATTCAGACTAACTTTCATAGTCTCATTTTTGTTTTGAGTGACCAGACTCTCTAAATCAAGTTAATATACAGCAAAGTGCATGATAATGACAAACAAGAAATGGGCGGTTAAACGCATAACAGTGAATCTAGCTACACAAGAAGCGGAAAAACTAGAAAAATATTGTCAACAGACAGGTAGACCAGCAACAGATGTGATTCGAGAACTGATTAGAAGTCTCCCTCAAGGGGAAGATGTGACAGGAGGGTGATAGACGACAGGGAGTAGGGAGTTGGGGGAGTGGGGGGAGTGGGGGGAGTAGGGGAGTAGGGGGAGTAGGGGAGTTGGGGAGTTGGGGAGTTGGGGAGTTGGGGAGAGGAATTTTACTGATGACAACTGACAACTGACTAATGACAACTGACTAATTCAGTTACAATTTGTAAAGAAACTGAACAAGGAAGAGGGAATGCGCGTTGCAATTGTGGGTGCGGGATTAGCAGGGTTAGCAACTGCTGTAGATTTAGTAGATGCTGGCTGTGAAGTAGAAATTTTCGAGTCTCGTCCGTTTGTGGGGGGTAAAGTTAGCAGTTGGGTAGATGGTGACGGCAACCATATTGAAATGGGGCTGCACGTCTTTTTTGGCTGCTACTACAATTTGTTTGAGTTGATGGAGAAAGTGGGGGCTGGTGATAATTTACGCTTGAAGGAACATAGTCATACTTTTATCAATAAAGGTGGACAAACTGGGGCATTAGATTTTCGCTTTTTCACGGGTGCGCCTTTTAATGGATTAAAGGCGTTTTTTACCACTTCTCAACTTTCGTTACGGGATAAATTCCAAAATGCGATCGCCCTGGGGACTAGCCCAATAGTTCAAGGTTTGGTAGACTTTGATGGGGCAATGAAAACTATTCGCAAATTAGATAAAATCAGTTTTTCCGACTGGTTCTACAGTCACGGAGGCAGTAAAGGCAGCATCAAACGTCTCTGGAATCCTATTGCTTACGCCTTGGGATTTATAGATTGTGATCATATTTCCGCCCGGTGTATGTTGACAATTTTCCAGTTTTTTGCTGTTCGAACAGAAGCTTCAATTCTGCGAATGCTCGAAGGTTCACCTCATGAATATTTACACAAACCTATTGTTAAGTATTTAGAAGAAAGAGGCACAAAAATATACACCCGTCGTCAAGTCAGAGAAATTCAATTTGCTGAGTCTGGAGAACAAACCCAAGTTACAGGGATATTAGTTGCCCAAGGTGATACAGAAGAAGTGATCACTGCTGACGCTTATCTATGTGCTTGTGATGTTCCGGGAATTCAACGAGTTTTACCCCAACCTTGGCGGAAATGGCCAGAATTTGATAACATTTATAAGCTAGATGCTGTCCCCGTCGCTACAGTACAGCTACGTTTTGATGGTTGGGTGACAGAACTACAAGATGAGGAAAAACGGGGTAAAGGCGGAGTGACACCACCCTTACAGGCAGCAGGTATAGATAACTTATTGTATACCGCTGATGCTGATTTTTCCTGTTTTGCTGATTTGGCTTTAACTAGTCCCGCCGATTATTATCGTCCTGGAGAGGGTTCATTGTTACAACTGGTATTGACACCGGGAGATCCTTTCATTAAACAAAGTAATGAAGCGATCGCTAATCACGTCCTCAAACAAGTGCATGAACTATTTCCCTCTTCAAGAGACTTAAACATGACTTGGTACAGTGTCGTCAAACTAGCTCAGTCTTTGTACAGAGAAGCACCAGGAATGGATGTCTATCGTCCTGATCAAAAAACACCTGTTCCTAACTTTTTCCTAGCTGGAAGTTACACACAACAAGATTATATTGACAGTATGGAAGGAGCAACAGTTTCTGGAAAACGTGCGGCTAAAGTAATCCTTGAAAGTGGGAAGAAATAGGGGTAGGGAGTAGGGGGAGTAGGGGGAGTAGGGGGAGTAGGGGAGTAGGGGGAGTAGGGGGAGTAGGGGGAGTAGGGGGAGTAGGGGGAGTAGGGAGAGCAGGGAACAGTTTAATCACCCAATGACCAATTACCAATTACCAATGACCAATGACCAATTACCAATTACCAATTACCAATTACCAATTACCAATTACCAATTACCAATTACCAATTACCAATTACCAATTACCAATTACCAATTACCAATTACCAATGACCAATGACCAATGACCAATTACCAATTACCAATGACCAATGACCAATTACCAATTACCAATTACCAATTACCAATTACCAATTACCAATTACCAATTACCAATGACCAATTACCCATTACCAATCTAAAATCTAAAATCTAAAATCCTATGAGTGAATTGTTAGAACACAGCGTCCAAGTAGAAGTAGAAATTCCCATAGAACTAGCATGGGAATTGTGGTCTGACTTAGAGCAAATGCCTAAATGGATGAAATGGATTGATTCGGTGACAATTTCTCCAGATAACCCAGAAATTTCCCTGTGGAAACTAAGTACAGGAGGGTTAGAATTTGCTTGGAAATCCCGAATTACTAAAATGATTCCTAATCAAATTATTCAATGGGAATCGGTTGATGGTTTACCAAATCAAGGGGCTATTCGGTTTTATGATCGTCATGAGATGAGTGTTGTGAAAATGACAGTTTCCTATGCTATTCCTGGATTAATTGGTAAACTTATGGATAACTTATTTTTAGGAAAAGTGGTAGAATCCACAATCCAGGCAGATTTGGAAAGGTTTAAAGAATATGCCTTGAATGTGAAAACCAATTAAGTGTAAAATTGAACGTCAAAAAAATTCATTCTCCCATTACTCTCTGCGCCTCTGCGCCTCTGCGTGAAACAAATTCTTAATCAGTTCATCCCATTTGACTCCTGCTAAACTAGGCAAAACCACATCAGCATCCCCTACCCTCTCCTCTGGTCCCAAGCCTACTACCCACATATTTGCTGCTTTAGCGGCTGTAATACCTACGGCTGCATCTTCAAAAACCACACATTCATCTGGGGGAATTCCTAACTGGTTGGCGGCATTAAGAAATAAATCTGGTGCTGGTTTGGCAGCTTGGACAGTATCACCATCAGTAACAACATCTACCCTATCACCAATTCCCAATTTTTCAATCACCATGCGGGCATTTTTACTAGCAGAACCAATGGCGATTTTGATCCCAGCTTCATGCAATTCAGCCAACAAAGCCACAGCCCCCGGTAATAAATCTGCGGGTGTAATATTATGAATTAGTTCTACATAATAATTATTTTTCCGAGCCATCATTTCCTGAATTTGCACTTCTGAATATTCTCTATTACCAATAATCAACATCAGAGAAGCGTGACGAGATACACCCCGCAAGGATTCATTAATTTCTCGATTAAAAAATAAACCTTCCTCATTAGCTAACTTTTGCCAAGCTTGGTAATGATATTCTGCGGTATCAGTCAACACGCCATCTAAATCAAAAATCACGCCCCGGATGTTAGTTTTTCCTGCCTTTGGTAATTCCTGACGCAAATCAAACTCGTGCCATTTACCATGCCACTGTAACTTAAATTTCAGCCTTGTCCAAGTTGGGGGTAAGTGAGGATGGGCGACTGGGACATTTTCCCGAAATTGAATACCACCGAAACCGAATACTACAGCTTGCCAAATGCCTCCAGCACTAGCGCCATGTATCCCATCTTGGGTATTTCCGCGTTTATCTTCTAAATCTACCATTGCCGCTTGCATAAAGCATTCGTAAGCCTCCTGTGATTTGCCCAAATCTGCGGCTAAAATGGCGTGAATGGCAGGTCCCAAGGAAGAACCATAACTAATATCTGTGCGGGGAGCGTAATAGTCCCAATTTATCTGTAATGCTGACTGATTGTAGGGAAAATCACCAGATTCTCGCATCAAATACAGAAGCATTAATACATCTGGTTGTTTAATTACTTGTCCTTGATTGGTTTTTTCCATCCCCAAAATAGTTTGGATGGATTTTTCTCGCGGTTCACAAGCGGCTAAGTTAATATCATCTAGTTGAAAAAATCCCTCACATTGCTCAATTAGTAAGGTTTCTGGGTTGTGAATAATGAGAATTTTAGCGATCATTCCTCGCCAATGTGTGAGGACTTCGGAGGTGATTTGTAATTTTTGCTCAAGTTTTATAGCTACTTCTGGGAAAGTGGAATGCAACCAATTATAGATGAATAAAGATTTTTCTAAATGCCATTGAACCATCCGATTTGTAAAACAATTGTTATGGACTGATTCGTGATATTCGTCTGCACCAATAACTCCACGAATTTCATAACATTCTAATTGGGGATTAAATTCAACTCGACTACTCCAGAAAATGGCGGTATCTAAAATAATTTCCGCACCATAATCTCGCATCCACTCATTATCTTCTGTCACTTGCCAATAATACCAAATGGCGTAAGCAATATCCGCACTAATATGAATTTCTCGATCACGACACCATATACGGATATCCTCGGCATAAAAGTCACTTCGTAGTGACCAGCGCGGTGTGGCTTCATCTCCAGTTACCGCACTTTCCCAAGCAAACATCGCCCCCTGATACCCATAATGGGCGGCTTTACGTCGCGCTCCTGGTAAAGTATGATAACGGTAACTGAGTAAATTACGGGCTAAATTTGGTTGGGTAAAGGTAAAAAATGGCAGAATAAAAATCTCTGTATCCCAAAAGATATGACCGTGATAACCAAAGCCGGATAGGGTTTTTGCTGGTATACTAACTTGATGATTATTTCTAGGTGCAGCAATTAGTAACTGAAACAGATTGTAACGCACTGCAAAAGCCGCTGTAATATCCCCTTCAATAATAATATCACTTTGTTGCCAAACTGTGTCCCAGGCTTGGGCATTGGCATCAATTAAGGTTATGTAATCTGGTAAACTTACGAGTTTTTCTTTAGCGGCTGCAACTGGTTCTGCAACTTCATTAGATGTGAAAATACTCACAATCTTTACTATAGTAATCGTCTGTTGAAATTGACTTATCACCGTTGCATTCAGGCTAGGATAACCAGGAGTGGTATTAATTTGGAAGTCTGTGTTATTTCCCGAAATATTTATTTTTGCCGCTATACCGAAATCTATGCGGCTATTACGAGTGCGACTATGCAACCAGAATCCTTGTGTAGTTTTACCTTGATCTAATCCTTCCCAGTGATTGAATCCTTGATTTTCTGAATAGCTGTTTACACTTGCTTGAATTTCAATTAAACCATCAAAATTTACTGGTGTTAGTTGGCAACTTTGTCCTACTATATGTTGATCAGCTAAACTAGCAAAGCGTTCAAAATGGATATCTATAACTTTGCCATTGGGACTACACCAACGTAAGCAACGACTGAGAATGCCATGATGTAAGTCTAGTTTACGGTGATATTTTAAGGTTTTACCTTGATCAAGGCGAAAGCGTTCTCCCTCAATTATAACTGTTAATGGTAGCCAATCTGGACAGTTAACGAGTTCGGTGTAAACTACGGGAACATCATCGTAAACACCGTTAATAAATGTCGCTGATAATGCACGGGGATAGCCTTCTTCAAATGTTCCTCTTGTGCCTAAATAGCCATTACCTATGGTGAAAATGGTTTCTCGGCTGTGCAAATATTCGGGATTAAACTGGGTTTCAGTTAATACCCAGTCTGTATAGCTAAGGTTACGAAACTGGTCTTTTTTATCCATGATTTTGGATTAGTTATTTTTGTTTTTTTATATTTAAAATTTACGTAGGTTGGGTTGAGGCACGAAACCCAACAAACTCCTGTAAATTAAACCCAACAAACTCCTGTAAATTAAATCCAACAAACTCCTGTAAATTAAATCCAACAAACTTCTGTAAATGTTGGGTTTCACTTCGTTCTACCCAACCTACAATTTTTATTTTTGCTGATGAATGTGTTCTGATAAAATATTGTCGGCGATAGGTTTATAAAGGAGATGAAATAAACTTTCCATGTAACGATCTCTAGCTTCGTTATCTTCGGGATAAACGAAGTTCCAAAAACTAAACATTTTGGCTAATAACAACAGTTGATTTGTGTGGGAATTCCAGTTATATTTATGGCGAATGCGCTCAATCATCCATTGAGAATTTTCTAGCCAATATTCTGGATAATTATGGCATTTTTCTAAGAAATTAGTAATTGTTTTGGCTGTTCCTTCTAGGTCTGTGGGATTGAGATTAAATCCTTTATTGTGATTTTCAATAATTTCTAATGAACCACCAAATTGAGTTGTAAAAGTTGGTAATCCAGAAATCATTGCTTCTAAAACACTTCTGCTAAAGGATTCATAAAGGGCAAAGTGAATATAAATTCCTTGAAAATCGGCAATTACACGATAGGTTTCCGCGATATCGCTTAAAGGAAGACGCATTCCTAACCAGCGAATTTTATGGTGAAGATGATATTGATGAATAATCGCGTGAATTTTTTCTATTTCTTGAACTTCTTCTGGGTTTGTTCCTGAATCTGGATGCAGTTTACTGGTTAATAAAATTAGGTTACATTGTTCTTGTAATTCTTGACTTTTACCGAAACATTCAATTAAACCTGTGAGATTTTTGATTGAGGTAATAGGACTAACAGAAAATATCGGTTTTTTATGAGGATGTTCTAATTTACCGAGAATTTGTGGGTGTTCTGTCTGAAAAATCAGATTTTGGATATGTTGACGACGGTGGGATTCTCTATTGGTTGTTTCGTTGTAGGGAAAAAATATATTTTCACTAACTCCTGGGGGAACCATGTTGAATTTAGGACTAAATAAATCAATGCCATCAATTACATGATATAAGTTGGGCATGGTGAAACATTTATAAGATTCATATTGTCCCATTGTATCTGGTGTACCGACAATCTCCTGATAGGACGATGTGATGATAAAGTCTGCGGCATTCATGCTGATTAAATCAGCGGTAAATTGGGCAGAAAAATGATATTGTGATTCTAAATCTTGCCAATATAAGTTACTAAATAGAAACTTAGGTTTCTCTAGGGAATGGGCAATATTACATTGGGTAACTTTCATTTTTCGGGAGAGAATAAAAGCGACTAAGTTACCATCACTGTAATTACCAATAATTAGATTTGGCTTGCCTTGAAATTGTTTTAAAAGTTCTGTTTCGGCAGCCAGAGCAAATTTTTCTAAGTAAGGCCAAATTTCAAATTTAGAAATCCAGTTGTTGGTAATTTCTGGTTGAGATTCTACAAAAGGAACGCGCAAAATCCAAGCATTTTCTGTACCATCAACTTTTTCTAATGGTAAGTTACAAAATGTGCCTTCGCAATTGGGAATCAGTCGGGTTAATATAATGATATGGGGTTTAATTCCTAATGTATCTAAACCTGCAAGTTCAATTTCTGCTCGCATTTTGTTTTCTAAACTGCGGGCTTGTTCTAAAACATAAATAACCTGTCCTAATGTTTCATCTCTTCCTAAAACATCTTCTTGTGCAACCCAACCATGGATGGAAATGAGGACGACGCGGAAAACTGCACAAATGCGAGAAACAAAGGTTTCTAAAATAGCAGCTTCGGGATTATCCATGAGTTTTTCGAGAAGTTCTAAGGTTTCTCTAACTCTGGCTGCATTGTTACCCCAACCTGGTTCTAAGCCGAGTGATTGGAGATGAAAACCAAATTTTATGTATGGTGTATCGGGGGATAAATGACTAACAAATTCTAAAGCTAGTTTGATTTGTTTGGTTAGTTGTAATCCTGAATGAATGTGATTACTAATTAATAGGCTGATGCCATTATATTCTAATCTTTGTAGTGATTGAAATAATGCGTCAATCCAATATTCAGGATCTGTCAATGATTGATTACAAAAATAATGATTGAGAACGGTTAAACCTTGTCCGATATTTCGAGAATCACTAATTTTTGGTGCTGCTGGGTAAAAGGGATGAAGATCAATTTCTAAAATGTGGGGTTGGTAACGGTTGACTAAGCGATCGCTCACATCTAATAATGCTTTGGGTGTCATTAAGTCAAACTTGGTCAAATCAGCGGTTAATAACCATACTTCTTGACTCGCAATTTTTGGTCTAAGGACAAACCAAGTATTTTCACTATCCAGAATTATTTCATGGGTGTACTGAATAAATGTTCCTAGTGAGGAAGAGTGATAAAAATAAGCAGGTTTTTGGAATTGGTGACAATAATCTGCAAAGGCTTGTAAAATCTCGTTTCTTAGAAAGTAACGTTTATGATTATTACCCAATCCTAAGATAAACTCACCTAAAGCATTTTTTTCATCACTGTTAACAATAGTTTGCGCTAATTTATACATTTTATATTACCAAACTCTAGCGAAAGTCAGAATTATTGATATGCTGTGCCAAGTTAATCGTAAATAAGTTACTCAATCATTTACTTCTAACTAAAGGATGAACCCTAAAATCATCTTATAGATAGAGAAATATCTATTCGCTACAGCATAGTTCTGAAGTATATTAATTACCATTTTGTAAATCTTACTTGTGACACTTCTTTAAGAGTCCATTAAAATAAGAATTAAATATTACATATACAAATATTACTCAATTCAGCAAAACATGAATACTCATATCCTCAACGAATTTTGTAGGTTGAGTATGTCGTGATGAGGTGTAACTAATCTAGCCAAAAAATTGAAAATGAATTTGTGACCTTATGCCAGATTTAATTTTGTAAATATCCCTTGTGCCACTATTTGAATAGTCATACACGCTAAATCAATTTTGATTTAATGCTTTGTAAACACTGCTTGTGACAGTATTCAGATAGTCATGCAACACTGAAGTACATTTTACCTACAGTTTTGTAAATACCCCTTGTGACAGTATTTAAATAGTCATTTAATTCGTAATTTGTAACCGATATTTTCTGTAGTATTTATATAAACAAAGTGCCAATTTGGCTCACTAGTTACGGGAAACATAGTATTCTGCATATAATAGTGTCACAAGGAGTATTTACAAAACCATAGACAGGAAATATCTCAATGTTGTATGACTATTTAAATAGTGTCATAATACGAATATCTGTATTTCCTATTTTTTACCAAATAACCAACCTGGGCATACAATGCTAGAAATTTACCTGTATTTTTACTAACACAAGGGTAATGTGTTCAGTGATTTTTTCAATTTATACACTCAAAAATTACAGGATTTAATCTATTTAGATTACAAATTGCCAATGAGATATCACTAATTGAATGGATAGCACTGCTCACTAAACCTCACAGAAAATTAATAAAATTCTCCTATAACCACAAATAACATTGATATTTAATCGGTAAGTTATCGCTATACTCGAATTTAGATATCGAAGTTATTCACCAAGAGAATTAAATCCTGTGCATATCATCTGTATATATTGCTGTGATTGCCCAAATATCCCCTTGATTTCTCCCTATTATTCGGAATTTAGGAGATCAAAAGTCAGGACTTAAAAGGCTTGTCAAATCAGGAGTAGAACTCCTAAACTTGACTATAAAAGTCTGATTAGTTTGGACTAAAAAGATTGTCTGTTCTGAATATTTACGAATTATTAACTTTCAATCCTACAAGATTAGATCAGGGTTAGTTATGAACTATCAAGCTTCTTCTGCTCAGAACGATTTTCATAGTGCCATCACTCCCGAACAGTTCAATCATATCATTGAAGCTATTGCTGATGGACGGTATTCTTGGGCTTGTGTGCTGATTTTACGTTGTATTGATTACAATCCAATTCACTATATCCCTCAACGGACTTACAGCCGATTAATTAAAGAAAACCGTCAAGGTTCTGGAACAGCTAGTAAACCAAAAGCAGATATTTGAGTCTTTTGTGAATAGTCATATTTACAAAGATTCATGTCAATTACTAAGAGGATGTTTGAAAAGTATCAGAATTAATCGAGATCCCCCCAACCCCCCTTACAAAGGGGGGCTAAATTCCTCAAAGTCCCCCTTTTTAAGGGGGATTTAGGGGGATCTGCGGGTGTCAGATCCCACACGAAAAAGTTTTCAAACAACCTCTAAGCCAAAAGGTAGAGTAACTCAGCAGAAAGTTATTCCCTAAAACTAATAAGAGACTTCCAAGAAATAAATTATCCTAAGAAACGAACCACAGAGGCACAGAGTACACAGAGAAAGAATTTCTGCATCAGTTTTGGGACATTTTTTTATTTGGAAGTCTCTAATTTGGGATTTTGTTCCTATCTAGCCCCATGCTACATTTAGTATGGGGAGGTTTTTTACGAACTATCCTATAATTATTATTGGGGTTGCTGAATTGAGGTATGAAATTCCCAAATTGAACCTTTAAAACTCAAACCTCAGTGCGTCTTTGCGCCTTTGCGTGAGACTGAAATTCATACCCTTAATCAGCAACGCCTAATTATTGAATGATCTACAGCAGATTACAGATTAATGAGGTAGAGGATTTAAGTTCAAAGCCAGACAGCAAGCTAGTTTTACTCCTGAATCCTGACTGGGCGCAGGCCCTGCGCCCCTACCTCCTGACTGTATGTTTTGGTAGTTATTTAAGGTTAAGGAATATAAAAATGAAAACCTTTGCAACTATAGATGGTAATGAAGCTGTGGCTAAAGTCGTTTACCAATTAAACGAAGTTATTGCCATTTACCCGATTACACCATCTTCACCGATGGCGGAATGGTCTGATACTTGGATGAGTGAGGGAAAACCGAACATCTGGGGAACTGTTCCTGCGGTGGTACAGTTGCAGAGTGAAGGGGGGGTTGCGGGTGCTGTACATGGGGCTTTACAAACGGGTTCACTGACAACCACATTTACAGCATCTCAGGGGTTAATGTTGATGCTACCAAATATGTACAAAATTGCCGGTGAACTTACACCTACAGTATTTCATATTGCGGCGCGATCGCTTGCAGCCCAGGCTTTATCCATTTTTGGAGATCATAGTGATGTCATGGCTGCAAGAACTACTGGTTTTGCCATGTTGTGTGCTGCTTCTGTGCAAGAAGCCCATGATTTTGCCCTAATTTCCACAAAAGCAACTTTATTATCTCGTATTCCTTACTTACACTTTTTTGATGGGTTTCGCACTTCCCACGAAGTCAATAAAATAGAAATATTAACAACTGAAGACTTACAAAAATTTATTCCTTTAGACTTAGTAATTGCCCATCGTTCACGGGCTTTAACACCTGATAACCCGGTATTACGAGGAACGGCGCAAAACCCTGATGTTTATTTTCAAGCTAGAGAAACAGTAAACTCTTTTTATCTCGCTTGTCCAGATATTACTCAACAGGTAATGGATGAATTTGCCGCAATGACGGGTAGACAATATCAACTATTTGATTATCATGGACATTTAGAAGCAGAAAAAATAATTATTCTCATGGGTTCTGGTTGCGAAACAGTTCATGAAACCGTAGATTATCTCAATCAACAAGGTGAAAAAGTGGGAATTATCAAAGTTAGATTATATCGTCCCTTTGACACCCAAAGATTTATTAATTCTCTGCCCAAAACAACCCGAATAATTGCCGTTTTAGATAGAACAAAAGAACCAGGGGCAATTGGTGAACCTTTATATATAGATGTAGTTACAGCTTTGGCAGAAAACCAACTTCACAAAATTAAAGTTGTGGGAGGTAGATATGGTTTATCATCTAAAGAATTTACACCAGCAATGGTAAAAGCGGTATTTGATAATTTAGATGTGGAGAAACCAAAAAATCATTTTACTGTGGGGATTAATGATGATGTTACTCATAACAGTTTAACATATAATCCCGAATTTAATATAGAAGCCGACAATATAGTTAGGGCAATTTTCTACGGTTTGGGTGCAGATGGTACAGTAGGGGCAAATAAAAATTCTATCAAAATCATTGGAGAAGAAACAGATAATTTTGCCCAAGGTTATTTTGTTTATGA
The DNA window shown above is from Anabaena sp. WA102 and carries:
- the pgmB gene encoding beta-phosphoglucomutase, giving the protein MDKKDQFRNLSYTDWVLTETQFNPEYLHSRETIFTIGNGYLGTRGTFEEGYPRALSATFINGVYDDVPVVYTELVNCPDWLPLTVIIEGERFRLDQGKTLKYHRKLDLHHGILSRCLRWCSPNGKVIDIHFERFASLADQHIVGQSCQLTPVNFDGLIEIQASVNSYSENQGFNHWEGLDQGKTTQGFWLHSRTRNSRIDFGIAAKINISGNNTDFQINTTPGYPSLNATVISQFQQTITIVKIVSIFTSNEVAEPVAAAKEKLVSLPDYITLIDANAQAWDTVWQQSDIIIEGDITAAFAVRYNLFQLLIAAPRNNHQVSIPAKTLSGFGYHGHIFWDTEIFILPFFTFTQPNLARNLLSYRYHTLPGARRKAAHYGYQGAMFAWESAVTGDEATPRWSLRSDFYAEDIRIWCRDREIHISADIAYAIWYYWQVTEDNEWMRDYGAEIILDTAIFWSSRVEFNPQLECYEIRGVIGADEYHESVHNNCFTNRMVQWHLEKSLFIYNWLHSTFPEVAIKLEQKLQITSEVLTHWRGMIAKILIIHNPETLLIEQCEGFFQLDDINLAACEPREKSIQTILGMEKTNQGQVIKQPDVLMLLYLMRESGDFPYNQSALQINWDYYAPRTDISYGSSLGPAIHAILAADLGKSQEAYECFMQAAMVDLEDKRGNTQDGIHGASAGGIWQAVVFGFGGIQFRENVPVAHPHLPPTWTRLKFKLQWHGKWHEFDLRQELPKAGKTNIRGVIFDLDGVLTDTAEYHYQAWQKLANEEGLFFNREINESLRGVSRHASLMLIIGNREYSEVQIQEMMARKNNYYVELIHNITPADLLPGAVALLAELHEAGIKIAIGSASKNARMVIEKLGIGDRVDVVTDGDTVQAAKPAPDLFLNAANQLGIPPDECVVFEDAAVGITAAKAANMWVVGLGPEERVGDADVVLPSLAGVKWDELIKNLFHAEAQRRRE
- a CDS encoding sucrose synthase, giving the protein MYKLAQTIVNSDEKNALGEFILGLGNNHKRYFLRNEILQAFADYCHQFQKPAYFYHSSSLGTFIQYTHEIILDSENTWFVLRPKIASQEVWLLTADLTKFDLMTPKALLDVSDRLVNRYQPHILEIDLHPFYPAAPKISDSRNIGQGLTVLNHYFCNQSLTDPEYWIDALFQSLQRLEYNGISLLISNHIHSGLQLTKQIKLALEFVSHLSPDTPYIKFGFHLQSLGLEPGWGNNAARVRETLELLEKLMDNPEAAILETFVSRICAVFRVVLISIHGWVAQEDVLGRDETLGQVIYVLEQARSLENKMRAEIELAGLDTLGIKPHIIILTRLIPNCEGTFCNLPLEKVDGTENAWILRVPFVESQPEITNNWISKFEIWPYLEKFALAAETELLKQFQGKPNLIIGNYSDGNLVAFILSRKMKVTQCNIAHSLEKPKFLFSNLYWQDLESQYHFSAQFTADLISMNAADFIITSSYQEIVGTPDTMGQYESYKCFTMPNLYHVIDGIDLFSPKFNMVPPGVSENIFFPYNETTNRESHRRQHIQNLIFQTEHPQILGKLEHPHKKPIFSVSPITSIKNLTGLIECFGKSQELQEQCNLILLTSKLHPDSGTNPEEVQEIEKIHAIIHQYHLHHKIRWLGMRLPLSDIAETYRVIADFQGIYIHFALYESFSRSVLEAMISGLPTFTTQFGGSLEIIENHNKGFNLNPTDLEGTAKTITNFLEKCHNYPEYWLENSQWMIERIRHKYNWNSHTNQLLLLAKMFSFWNFVYPEDNEARDRYMESLFHLLYKPIADNILSEHIHQQK
- a CDS encoding CopG family transcriptional regulator; this translates as MIMTNKKWAVKRITVNLATQEAEKLEKYCQQTGRPATDVIRELIRSLPQGEDVTGG
- a CDS encoding HetP family heterocyst commitment protein, coding for MNYQASSAQNDFHSAITPEQFNHIIEAIADGRYSWACVLILRCIDYNPIHYIPQRTYSRLIKENRQGSGTASKPKADI
- a CDS encoding SRPBCC family protein, with amino-acid sequence MSELLEHSVQVEVEIPIELAWELWSDLEQMPKWMKWIDSVTISPDNPEISLWKLSTGGLEFAWKSRITKMIPNQIIQWESVDGLPNQGAIRFYDRHEMSVVKMTVSYAIPGLIGKLMDNLFLGKVVESTIQADLERFKEYALNVKTN
- a CDS encoding alpha/beta hydrolase; translation: MTNYQLPITNYQLPITNYQLPITNYQLPITNYQLPMTNDQ
- a CDS encoding alpha/beta hydrolase → MTNYQLPMTNDQLPITNYQLPITNYQLPITNDQLPITNLKSKI
- the zds gene encoding 9,9'-di-cis-zeta-carotene desaturase produces the protein MRVAIVGAGLAGLATAVDLVDAGCEVEIFESRPFVGGKVSSWVDGDGNHIEMGLHVFFGCYYNLFELMEKVGAGDNLRLKEHSHTFINKGGQTGALDFRFFTGAPFNGLKAFFTTSQLSLRDKFQNAIALGTSPIVQGLVDFDGAMKTIRKLDKISFSDWFYSHGGSKGSIKRLWNPIAYALGFIDCDHISARCMLTIFQFFAVRTEASILRMLEGSPHEYLHKPIVKYLEERGTKIYTRRQVREIQFAESGEQTQVTGILVAQGDTEEVITADAYLCACDVPGIQRVLPQPWRKWPEFDNIYKLDAVPVATVQLRFDGWVTELQDEEKRGKGGVTPPLQAAGIDNLLYTADADFSCFADLALTSPADYYRPGEGSLLQLVLTPGDPFIKQSNEAIANHVLKQVHELFPSSRDLNMTWYSVVKLAQSLYREAPGMDVYRPDQKTPVPNFFLAGSYTQQDYIDSMEGATVSGKRAAKVILESGKK